CAAGGGTATTGGTGCAATCATGCCTTCCCATGAATACCCACTAAAATTTGTGAGAGAAACTAAGATGACATCACAGCGTCTAACTAAGCTATTGTTAGGCCTGTATTTCGAAATGTCATAGTAAAATCATCTTTCGGCCCATACTAGCAAACATTGAGGATTATACATTGGCCTTTTTAATTAGGTAAGTTGTGGGAACTTACTAGGATGTGGCATCAGTTCTGTGTTTTTTCTAGATATGGTACATGACAAATACCACATTGGCTAATCACGTGGCATTCTAGATTGAGGATGTATAGTGATACTTACCCATGTGATTCTTCTTAAGCAACTATATCAAATGTGTAAATGCCTCCTCCTCATTATGTGTTACTATCTGGAATCAAGATAGGGTTTTTTTCATGTACTTCTAAGTTTCCTTTCCTATAAATTGTAGTTGCTTAAAGGTATGATAGTTTTCGCCAGTATTGTTCTTTAAACATGATTGACATAAGCTCCTTTGCCAACTTTCCTTTTTAAACATAAATGCAAGTTTTTATAATTTCATGAAAACATGGATGCAAATTTGCACAACTCCTATTTACTATTAGTAACAGTTTGGTTGATCACTTTGTGATACATGGTGTAGCTAAAAGCATTTCCATTCTGGTCATGGTCTTGTTGTGGATTCCTTTATTGCATTAAGTTGTTTTATTTAAGTTCATTCACTGTAGAACCCACTCACTCGTGTTGTTGAAGTGTTGCaaataattacaataatttgaGGATCTCCAGGTATAACCAGAGTTCACTATACTGACTAGTGGTTCGAAACAATTACACTTTTCCACCTTTTCTAAAGGCACTTTGATAGTCTGCCCTTGAAGAAAATAGGAACAACAACCACTGGGGAACATCATACTGGGGATTTGCAGCAGAAATGCCAATccaatttttaccataaacccttCTGTAGCAAAAATCTTGGAAATCCATAATAAAAGAAAACTGAACATGAAAACAACGATCACTAGCGAAGAGAAGAATGCAGCCAACTTCTCTTCTTCATTACAGTAGCTTCAATCCCATGCCCTCTTTTTAAATCTCTCccactctctcctcttctttcttcatAGTGCCTCACCCAGAGAACTCAACGCTAGGACATATTGCCACACTTTGCTGCACTCTTAAGCTATACCATTCCCATGTATATATGCTTCTTAATCCTAATTGAACTCCTATTAAGATTCATATATTTGGTGGTGTGAACCAAGTCTAGGTGGTACAATTGCTTAGTGTGTTGTATGTCGTATACTTGACGAAAATGTACTGCATTTTTTATAAGTATATTATTAACTTGATTTTGTAAAAGTACAAATCAACACAATCCTAACACAACATGCTTCATTTCGAACCATAAAAGTGATAAAAGTGGAATCTGGTGGGCCACAGAGGCAGGGCCACAGAGGTTCATTTCATTTCTCCCTGAAAATTTAACTAGATTGGTGATCATTCGCCAAGATGTGCAAATGTCCCAACTGTTTATTTTGCATGCTTAGAGATATGGGCACAATTTTTCCGTTCATTTTCATAATGTGAATATATGCTTTGTTATTAATGCGGAATGTTAATTGCTGCTACCAGAGCCGAGCAGGAGGGGATAAAACTCAAAGCTGTTGACTTGCTACCGTTCCTAGACTTTGTCAAACGAAAAAATTGGCAAATGGAGTTCTTTTCTCTTGGCCCAAATCAGTGTGAGTACTCTGATTTTTATTAACTCTCATGTTGCCACTGTTGTTTGTTGTTACTCATCTTATTATTTGGTAGTCTGTTGGCATTTTtatgattatttattttagtatttaataGATATGGTCACCTCTATACATAAGCACTGGTTCTGCGCTCGCTGTGTCAATACATCAAAGCCTGGTGGGGAAGGAGTCATTGTCATGCAGACTGGCTCATTCTTGTTAGTTGCAATGTAAGGCTTCTGGCAAGA
The Ananas comosus cultivar F153 unplaced genomic scaffold, ASM154086v1, whole genome shotgun sequence genome window above contains:
- the LOC109705062 gene encoding uncharacterized protein LOC109705062 isoform X1, giving the protein MGDWASMHKLWEKWASNNIGSSGEPLKAALLLNYDPTGPSRLLSVIAEQEGIKLKAVDLLPFLDFVKRKNWQMEFFSLGPNQYMVTSIHKHWFCARCVNTSKPGGEGVIVMQTGSFLLVAMYEGSLGSASQAMVAVDHLAWQMSRRTH